A portion of the Girardinichthys multiradiatus isolate DD_20200921_A chromosome 23, DD_fGirMul_XY1, whole genome shotgun sequence genome contains these proteins:
- the LOC124860561 gene encoding cohesin subunit SA-2 isoform X4: METGSSVSDSLEDLDLSSESVSICDAQTKGTKRSKQLVTGPQPPKRPRRNAALRVTSSPSSSPIPSPPDPSQQQQSPSQGVSRKISFRRMKSVTEESQGISAKDIYDAVCSGKSAMVTVVEEWLCSYKQSREAGLLVLINFIVQCCGCKGVVSRDMFESMENADIISKLTKEFNEDSVNYPLSTPGPQVKRFKAGLCEFIRVLVRSCRNSFVYDEFLFHTLLALLTGLSDSQVRAFRHTSTFLAMKLMTGLVDLAVAVSGQLQTTQRQCDTENSKGPHEQASDRLQELKASIRELQENREELSFMINATFRGVFVHRYRDRLPDIRVTCIEELGVWLKTDPENFLNDGCLKYLGWTLHDKQSPVRLQSVRALQGLYQEKEFIGRLELFTSRFKERILSMVLDKDPDVAVEVVNLLLMIQLSTEEGLKEEECGHMYPVVYTSHRGLASAAGAFLYNKLKCVITANNQEDDNSSNAAFLQILISFYIQSEFHEHGAYLVDSLWTVAGSELRDWDVMTALLLQDSGLMYEEEGALLEIMVCSIRQAAEATPPVGRIQSKKILSMKHKKIQEQDRTRITTHFIPILPQLLSKYSADAEKVVLLLRLPLYYDLDMYSSTQWLEKHFDLLLSQICSIVKKHTDAAVLQACARLASTLCSDCYTFSSRAHLAFGQLLDDLTECFNTYLSDLLEGTADEDGVYNAATALKRIAALSSAKDPTGWQLFDSCLELLKSRIESLDFDTELMVAALKCAAFHLMWAKVNAVNIKAAEADLKRLKKEVRLFCRICQTCLCLDQTKIRDQAFEVLCDLLLLYSAASVRGEPVLQTLVHLPSDSLRAELASFLLDFVFTDSENIELDDEGLENKVALLQKKRNQLGGYCKLVIYGVLDLSAATNVFKHYSKYFKDFGDIIKETVSKSKLINPIQSAKIVCLSLQQLFSEMLTEGHNQQDFTEMRELARRLAMSFGVDLHRARKQLVVLHLDGIRFAFHVGQEGEEEHPNLAFLEILSEFSFKLLPQDRAQLADFVKSKCPRAALSWPSVKLYQRSLESRSSKYKEPEQGGEAVSFLDTPVAKRKKTTAPDSASSTTRASLLGTSSIQSHLHTPALTSTALRQTTKQPAAKKPTATVSESGSGLTELESEDEFSSDSHMRKVKPTKQGKASSLQTATQQDLDSHLTLLSLIEDDISERAEGDSSEGREPEIEDYESDKDNDYTLPSTRHTSASILDELFD; encoded by the exons ATGGAAACTGGAAGCTCAGTTAGTGACAG TCTTGAGGACCTGGATCTTTCCTCAGAATCTGTTAGTATCTGTGATGCTCAGACAAAAGGCACAAAGCGAAGTAAACAGCTAGTAACTGGGCCCCAG CCACCAAAGAGACCCAGGCGTAATGCTGCATTGAGGGTGACATCCAGCCCTAGTAGCAGCCCCATCCCAAGCCCTCCTGACCCCTCCCAGCAGCAGCAATCTCCCTCCCAGGGGGTATCCAGAAAGATCTCCTTTAGACGTATGAAGAGCGTGACCGAGGAGAGCCAGGGGATCAGTGCGAAGGATATCTATGATGCTGTGTGCTCTGGAAAAAGTGCCATGGTG ACGGTGGTGGAGGAGTGGTTGTGCAGCTACAAACAGAGCCGAGAAGCAGGCTTGCTGGTGCTCATCAACTTCATTGTTCAATGCTGCGGATGTAAAG GTGTGGTGAGCAGAGATATGTTTGAAAGCATGGAGAACGCTGACATTATCagcaaactaacaaaggagttCAATGAG GATTCTGTGAACTACCCTCTGAGCACCCCCGGTCCTCAGGTGAAGCGTTTCAAAGCCGGTCTGTGTGAGTTTATTCGGGTCCTGGTGCGCTCATGTCGCAATAGTTTTGTTTACGACGAATTTCTCTTCCACACCCTGCTGGCTCTGCTCACCGGCCTGTCGGACTCCCAGGTCAGAGCCTTCAGACACACCAGTACCTTTCTGG CCATGAAGCTGATGACAGGGTTGGTGGACCTGGCGGTGGCAGTATCAGGTCAGCTGCAGACCACCCAGCGGCAATGCGACACAGAGAACAGCAAGGGACCACATGAGCAAGCCTCTGACAGGCTGCAGGAGCTGAAGGCCTCCATCAGAGAG CTGCAGGAGAACAGAGAGGAGCTCTCCTTCATGATCAACGCCACCTTCCGTGGCGTCTTTGTGCACCGCTACCGCGACCGGCTGCCAGACATTCGTGTGACCTGTATTGAGGAGTTGGGGGTTTGGTTGAAAACGGACCCTGAAAACTTCCTCAATGATGGATGCTTGAAATATTTGGGATGGACCTTACATGACAAG CAAAGTCCAGTGCGTCTGCAGTCTGTGCGTGCCCTGCAGGGTCTGTACCAGGAGAAGGAGTTCATTGGCCGCCTGGAGCTTTTCACCAGCAGATTTAAA gagAGGATTCTCAGCATGGTGCTGGACAAAGACCCAGACGTGGCAGTGGAAGTGGTCAATCTGTTGCTCATGATCCAACT CAGCACAGAGGAAGGCTTGAAAGAGGAGGAGTGCGGCCACATGTATCCCGTGGTTTACACATCACACCGAGGCCTGGCATCTGCAGCCGGTGCCTTCCTCTACAACAA GCTGAAATGTGTGATTACTGCTAACAACCAGGAGGATGATAACAGCAGCAACGCAGCCTTTTTGCAGATACTCATATCCTTCTACATCCAGAGTGAG TTTCATGAGCATGGTGCATACCTGGTGGACAGTCTGTGGACTGTGGCGGGGTCTGAGCTGAGAGACTGGGACGTCATGACAGCTTTACTGCTGCAGGATTCTG GTCTTATGTATGAGGAGGAGGGGGCGCTCTTAGAGATTATGGTGTGCTCCATCCGACAAGCAGCAGAGGCAACTCCACCAGTTGGGAGAATTCAGAGCAAGAAG ATCCTGAGTATGAAGCACAAGAAAATTCAGGAGCAAGACAGGACTCGCATTACCACACATTTCATCCCTATACTACCACAGCTGCTTTCCAAG TACTCAGCTGATGCAGAGAAGGTGGTCCTTCTCCTCAGACTTCCTCTTTACTATGATCTGGACATGTACAGCAGCACTCAGTGGCTTGAAAAG CATTTCGACCTGCTGCTGTCCCAGATTTGTAGCATCGTGAAAAAGCACACGGATGCGGCCGTGCTGCAGGCCTGCGCCCGACTGGCCAGCACTCTCTGCTCAGACTGCTACACCTTCTCCTCCCGTGCACACCTGGCATTCGGTCAGCTGTTGGATGACCTGACTGAATGCTTCAACACCTACCTAAGTGACTTACTGGAG GGTACAGCAGATGAGGATGGAGTATACAATGCAGCTACAGCCTTGAAAAGGATTGCTGCCTTGAGCAG tgCCAAGGACCCGACTGGATGGCAGCTGTTTGATTCCTGTCTTGAGTTGCTGAAAAGCAGGATAGAATCCTTGGATTTTGACACGGAG CTCATGGTGGCGGCTCTGAAGTGTGCAGCTTTTCACCTCATGTGGGCAAAAGTGAATGCAGTCAACATCAAAGCAGCTGAG GCTGATTTAAAGCGTCTGAAGAAGGAGGTCCGCTTGTTCTGCAGAATCTGTCAGACTTGTTTGTGTCTGGACCAGACCAAGATAAGGGATCAG GCATTTGAGGTGCTATGtgacctgctgctgctgtacagCGCGGCTTCAGTCCGCGGCGAGCCTGTCCTCCAAACGCTGGTCCACCTGCCGTCCGATTCTCTGCGCGCTGAGTTGGCATCTTTTCTCCTGGACTTCGTCTTCACCGACTCAGAAAACATCGAACTTGATG ATGAAGGTTTGGAAAATAAGGTGGCTCTTCTTCAGAAGAAACGCAACCAGCTGGGTGGCTACTGTAAGCTGGTCATCTACGGTGTCCTGGACCTCAGTGCTGCAACCAATGTCTTCAAGCACTATAGCAAG TACTTTAAAGACTTTGGAGACATCATAAAGGAGACTGTGAGCAAGAGCAAGCTCATCAACCCCATACAGAGTGCCAAGATTGTCTGCTTGAGCCTGCAGCAG CTGTTCTCCGAGATGCTTACAGAGGGCCACAACCAGCAGGATTTCACCGAGATGAGAGAGTTGGCCAGGAGGCTTGCCATGAGCTTTGGCGTCGATCTCCATCGAGCCCGCAAACAACTGGTGGTCCTACACCT GGACGGTATCCGTTTTGCATTTCACGTGGGGCAGGAAGGAGAGGAGGAGCATCCAAACTTGGCCTTCTTAGAAATCCTCAGCGAGTTCAGTTTCAAGTTGCTTCCTCAGGACCGCGCCCAACT AGCTGACTTTGTGAAATCTAAGTGTCCCCGTGCTGCCCTCTCCTGGCCATCTGTTAAACTGTATCAGCGTTCTTTGGAGTCTCGCTCATCCAAATACAAAGAGCCAGAGCAGGGAGGCGAAGCCGTCTCCTTCCTTGACACTCCTGTAGCCAAACGCAAGAAGACCACAGCTCCAG ATTCAGCGTCTAGCACTACCAGAGCGTCGTTGTTGGGGACCAGCAGTATCCAGAGCCACCTTCACACTCCAGCCCTCACCTCGACTGCCCTGAGACAGACAACCAAACAGCCAGCTGCCAAGAAGCCCACAGCCACAGTGTCAGAGAGTGGGAGTGGCCTGACTGAGCTGGAGTCAGAAGATGAGTTCTCCTCAGA TTCACACATGCGGAAGGTAAAGCCAACCAAACAAGGAAAAGCTTCTTCTCTGCAGACTGCTACACAGCAAGATCTGGACTCTCACCTGACTTT GCTTTCCCTGATTGAGGATGACATTTCAGAAAGAGCTGAAGGCGACAGTTCAGAAGGCAGGGAGCCGGAGATCGAAGATTACGAAAGTGACAAAGACAATGACTACACACtg CCATCAACACGTCACACCTCAGCCAGCATCCTTGATGAGCTCTTTGACTGA